ACGAGGTGGCCTTTCGTCAGGGTGCGTGTGAGTCGGCTCACCCTAGCGTCCGATCCGCCGGGCCTCGTCTCGGCACGACAACGATTTCCCGACCTGTCGGTCAGTGTTCTCCCCGGACCCGCTCCACGCGGTCCTCAGGCGGGGCGCACGCGCTGGCGGCGCACCTCGCGGACGAACTCCCAGCCCGACCACAGCGTCATCGCGACGGCGCCGGCGATCATGACCTGGCTGAGGTAGAACAGCACCTCGCCCGTCGGGCCGGGCCAGAAGTCGAAGGCACCGCCGTGCGCGTCACCGTGCGGCAGCGGCCACGTGAGCCCGGCGAGCGCGAAGGCCTGGAGCACGGTCTTGATCTTGCCGCTCTGCGCAGCGGGGATCACGACCTGCTTGAGGACCGAGAGCCGCAGCAGCGTCACGCTCCACTCGCGCAGCAGCACGACGACCGTGACCCACCACCAGACGTCGCCGACGATCGACAGCCCGATGAAGGCCATGCCGGTGATGGCCTTGTCGGCGATCGGGTCGGCGATCTTGCCGAAGTCGGTGACCAGCCCGTGCTTGCGGGCGAGGTCGCCGTCGATCTTGTCGGTGATCATCGCGACGGCGAAGAGCGCGAACGCGACCCACCGCCACAGCGGGTCGTTGCCGCCGTCGTGCAGCAGCGCCCACCCGAAGAACGGCACCATCACGATGCGGAGCGTGGTCAGGACGTTGGGGACGTTGAGGTTGGAGACCTCGCGCTGCTCGGTGCTCATCGGTCGGCTCCGTCCGCGGTGGGGTGGGCGACCAGGTCGACACCGTCGGTGCCGGTGACGGTCGCGGTGAGCAGGTCGCCGACGCGTGCACCGGAAGCGCCGACGACCACGGTGGTGCCGTCGACCTCCGGACCCTGGTG
This genomic interval from Nocardioides palaemonis contains the following:
- the pgsA gene encoding CDP-diacylglycerol--glycerol-3-phosphate 3-phosphatidyltransferase codes for the protein MSTEQREVSNLNVPNVLTTLRIVMVPFFGWALLHDGGNDPLWRWVAFALFAVAMITDKIDGDLARKHGLVTDFGKIADPIADKAITGMAFIGLSIVGDVWWWVTVVVLLREWSVTLLRLSVLKQVVIPAAQSGKIKTVLQAFALAGLTWPLPHGDAHGGAFDFWPGPTGEVLFYLSQVMIAGAVAMTLWSGWEFVREVRRQRVRPA